AGGCCCGCGATCGGCGATGGGCGAAGCAGCACGCTGTCGACGACACTGAAGATCGCCGTGTTGGCGCCGATGCCCAGAGCGAGGGTGACGACGATGACCGACGTCAGGCCCGCGTTGGCTCGCATGCCTCGCCACGCATAGGCGAGATCCTGTCGCAACTGTGCGAGGTGTTCACGCGGCGCGGTGCGCGCGATGTCACCGATGAGCTGTGTCCAGAGGCGAACGACACCCAGGCGTCCCTCCTCGCCGCGCGCCGCGCGGCGCTGCTCCTCGAACGTCCGCTCCATCTCGGCGCCGTAGTCCAGTCTGAAGTCGGACGGCAACAGACGGACGAGAATACGGATCGCTGCCCTTGTACGAGATCCCCTCGGCACGACGCTCTCTCCTTCCTGTTCCTATGCGCGCCGCGGCGACGGCACGAGTTGCTTGGCTCTGGCCATGCCGATCAACTGCTCGAGCCGATCGGCCTCCGCGCGAGCCACGTCTCGACCGAAGTCCGTCAGGCGGTAGTACCGCCGGCGCTCATCGTCCAGCGAGGGCGCGGGCCGAATGTCCGACTCCTCGACCACGCCCTCGGCGACGAAGCGCCTGATCAGGGCGTAGAGCGTGCCCGCGCTCAA
This Vicinamibacterales bacterium DNA region includes the following protein-coding sequences:
- a CDS encoding PadR family transcriptional regulator → MRSKRRDPETLLPLTPAMFHVLIALADGEMHGYAVIKDISRRTDGRLRLSAGTLYALIRRFVAEGVVEESDIRPAPSLDDERRRYYRLTDFGRDVARAEADRLEQLIGMARAKQLVPSPRRA